In the genome of Massilia sp. PAMC28688, one region contains:
- a CDS encoding ATP-dependent DNA helicase RecQ has product MTTHDPILLNKGVRAARRNKISKLLRSIFGVERLRDGQQQVIDSVLDGRDTLAIMPTGSGKSLCYQIPARMLAGTTIVVSPLISLMKDQLEKLEDMGIRAAQVNSSLNKEEEDAAIEGIRNTTHEIVFCTPERLTSPAFLAVLREIQIALVVIDEAHCISQWGHDFRPAYLEMAAAIDALGKPPVLALTATATDDVVADIGRQLGRRGMHVVNTGIYRPNLHYSVVQVTNNDERYARARELVQQHEGTGIVYAATVKAAEEMLEVLEGAGECVTIYHGKLAASERKTNQDLFMSGERRVMVATNAFGMGIDKPDTRFVIHLQLPANLEAYYQESGRAGRDGENADCTLLYFQDDKRVQQFFLVKHYPTGNDLKMLYDRVCALAEENKLTTDDIDEALGEELPTAKLKVCLKLLKDGKLLRQNRKLEFIVTAKAPTAAIFEELAAIYAQKQERDREALEQMVSYAVSGFCRWKVLLDYFDDEVDGFEKCCRCDNCLNPPVVADIAIRDDEFEVSTEPDDAGPQFKEGDKVRVPKYDEGTVLGVAGDQVTISFPDQSERTFLIDFVSPA; this is encoded by the coding sequence ATGACTACACATGACCCCATCCTCCTGAACAAGGGCGTACGTGCCGCCCGCCGCAACAAGATCAGCAAGCTGTTGCGTTCCATTTTTGGCGTCGAGCGTTTGCGCGATGGCCAACAACAAGTGATTGACAGTGTGCTCGATGGCCGGGATACGCTGGCGATCATGCCCACCGGCAGCGGTAAATCGCTGTGCTACCAGATTCCCGCCCGCATGCTCGCGGGCACCACGATCGTCGTGTCGCCGCTGATTTCCCTGATGAAAGACCAGCTCGAGAAGCTGGAAGACATGGGTATCCGCGCCGCCCAGGTCAACAGTAGCCTCAACAAGGAGGAAGAGGACGCGGCCATTGAAGGCATTCGCAACACCACCCACGAAATCGTGTTCTGCACCCCCGAGCGGCTGACCAGTCCTGCATTTCTTGCCGTGCTGCGCGAGATCCAGATTGCCCTGGTCGTCATTGACGAAGCCCACTGCATTTCCCAGTGGGGGCACGACTTCCGGCCCGCCTACCTGGAGATGGCCGCCGCCATCGATGCCCTTGGCAAGCCACCGGTGCTGGCCCTGACCGCCACGGCCACCGACGATGTGGTGGCCGATATCGGCCGCCAGCTGGGACGGCGCGGCATGCATGTCGTCAATACCGGCATCTACCGCCCCAACCTTCACTACAGTGTGGTGCAGGTGACCAATAATGATGAGCGCTACGCCCGTGCGCGCGAGCTGGTGCAGCAGCACGAGGGCACCGGCATCGTCTACGCGGCCACGGTCAAGGCGGCCGAGGAAATGCTGGAAGTGCTCGAAGGCGCCGGCGAATGTGTCACCATTTATCATGGCAAACTGGCCGCCAGCGAGCGCAAGACCAACCAGGACCTCTTCATGTCCGGCGAGCGGCGCGTGATGGTGGCCACCAATGCCTTCGGCATGGGCATCGACAAGCCGGACACGCGCTTTGTCATCCACCTGCAGCTGCCGGCCAACCTGGAGGCCTACTATCAGGAATCGGGGCGGGCCGGGCGCGATGGCGAGAATGCCGACTGCACTCTGCTGTACTTTCAGGATGACAAGCGGGTCCAGCAATTCTTCCTGGTCAAGCATTATCCGACGGGGAATGACCTCAAGATGTTGTATGACAGGGTGTGCGCCCTGGCCGAGGAAAACAAGCTGACCACCGATGACATTGACGAAGCACTGGGCGAGGAGCTGCCCACGGCCAAGCTCAAGGTATGCCTCAAGCTGCTCAAGGATGGCAAGCTGCTGCGCCAGAACCGCAAGCTTGAATTCATCGTCACGGCCAAGGCGCCCACGGCAGCGATCTTCGAGGAGCTGGCGGCCATCTACGCGCAAAAACAGGAACGCGACCGCGAAGCGCTGGAACAGATGGTATCGTACGCGGTAAGCGGCTTTTGCCGCTGGAAGGTACTGCTGGACTACTTTGACGATGAAGTCGACGGCTTTGAAAAGTGCTGCCGCTGCGATAACTGCCTCAATCCCCCGGTGGTTGCCGACATCGCCATTCGCGATGACGAGTTCGAGGTGAGCACGGAGCCCGACGACGCGGGACCGCAGTTCAAGGAAGGCGACAAGGTCAGGGTGCCCAAATATGACGAAGGCACCGTGCTCGGCGTTGCCGGCGACCAGGTCACGATCAGCTTTCCCGACCAGAGCGAGCGCACCTTCCTGATCGACTTCGTCAGCCCAGCCTAA
- a CDS encoding ligase-associated DNA damage response exonuclease — protein sequence MSDMVVVRKEGLYCVPGQFYIDPWRPVERAVITHAHGDHARVGHGHYLSTASGVGVLRSRLGEIHIDGIEYGHTVEHNGVRISLHPAGHVLGSAQVRMEHKGEVWVASGDYKVEPDRTCAPFEPVRCDTFITESTFGLPIYRWQPEQEIFDDINRWWRKNADEGRASIIFAYAFGKAQRILSGLDASIGPIICHGAAEPLNRVYREGGVNLPPTRMVTDVDKADIKRAIVIAPPSAGGTTWMKRFGDYSDAFASGWMQLRGARRRRGVDRGFILSDHADWPGLMTAIRATEAPRVIVTHGSIPIMVRWLRQVGLDASGFDTEYGDEDDAAAELAAPADKVLEPEPGTEAAGQESEVRDA from the coding sequence ATGTCAGACATGGTTGTCGTTCGCAAGGAAGGGCTGTACTGCGTGCCGGGACAGTTCTATATCGATCCCTGGCGCCCCGTGGAGCGCGCTGTCATCACCCACGCGCACGGCGACCATGCCCGCGTGGGCCATGGCCATTATCTGTCCACCGCCAGCGGGGTCGGCGTGCTGCGCTCGCGCCTGGGCGAGATTCATATCGACGGGATCGAGTACGGCCACACGGTGGAGCACAATGGCGTGCGCATTTCACTGCACCCGGCCGGCCACGTACTTGGCTCGGCCCAGGTGCGCATGGAGCACAAGGGCGAAGTGTGGGTGGCCTCCGGCGACTACAAGGTGGAACCGGACCGCACCTGCGCGCCGTTCGAGCCGGTGCGCTGCGATACCTTCATCACCGAGTCCACCTTCGGGCTGCCCATCTACCGCTGGCAGCCGGAGCAGGAAATTTTCGACGACATCAATCGCTGGTGGCGCAAGAATGCCGACGAAGGGCGCGCCAGCATCATATTTGCCTACGCCTTCGGCAAGGCCCAGCGCATCCTGTCGGGGCTCGATGCCTCGATTGGCCCCATCATCTGCCATGGCGCGGCCGAACCCCTGAACCGGGTCTACCGCGAAGGCGGGGTGAACCTGCCGCCCACGCGCATGGTGACCGACGTCGACAAGGCCGACATCAAGCGCGCGATCGTGATTGCCCCGCCCTCGGCCGGCGGCACCACCTGGATGAAGCGCTTCGGCGACTACAGCGACGCTTTTGCCAGCGGCTGGATGCAGCTGCGCGGGGCACGCCGGCGGCGCGGCGTGGACCGCGGCTTCATCCTGTCTGACCATGCCGACTGGCCCGGCCTCATGACGGCCATCCGCGCCACCGAAGCGCCGCGCGTCATCGTCACCCACGGCTCGATTCCGATCATGGTCCGCTGGCTGCGCCAGGTGGGACTGGACGCCTCGGGCTTTGATACTGAATACGGCGACGAGGACGACGCGGCCGCCGAGCTGGCGGCGCCGGCGGACAAGGTTCTGGAACCGGAGCCGGGTACGGAAGCGGCGGGCCAGGAGAGCGAGGTGCGCGATGCGTGA
- a CDS encoding ATP-dependent DNA ligase: MREFARLYTELDETTATNRKLEALQNYFGRAAPQDAAWAVYFLAGGKPRQAVPTRLLREYAIEYAALDEWLFDESYNAVGDLAETIAHILPPPTRRSDVGLAEWMQERVGPLRGADPATIRAALFSYWDELEWRERFLLMKLIGGGFRVGVSKLLVTRALSALAAVDSKLIAQRLMGWTDNTVRPTAASFLQLIAEQSDEEHKLRGGQPYPFFLAHQLQGDPTALGEIADWQVEWKYDGIRAQLVRRGGQNYLWSRGEDLITERFPELAGLPLPEGTVVDGEVLIWTEVDTPAPFADLQKRIGRKTLSAKLLAELPAVLVAYDLLEEEGVDLRTLPQHERRTLLEALVTQTARPQLKISPLVKASSWEELALVRTESRARGVEGMMVKSMSAQYGVGRTKNVGTWWKWKVDPYSIDAVLIYAQAGHGRRASLYTDYTFAVWDGEGGERKLVPFAKAYSGLTDKEIAVVDNAIRKTTVEKFGPVRSVKPTMVFEIGFEGIQLSTRHKAGIAVRFPRILRKRDDKLVDDADSLDTLKGLLAASNA, translated from the coding sequence ATGCGTGAATTCGCCCGCCTCTACACCGAACTTGACGAAACCACCGCCACCAACCGCAAGCTCGAAGCGCTGCAAAACTACTTTGGCCGCGCCGCGCCGCAGGACGCCGCCTGGGCCGTGTACTTCCTGGCTGGCGGCAAACCGCGCCAGGCGGTGCCCACCAGGCTGCTGCGCGAATATGCCATTGAATACGCCGCACTCGACGAATGGCTGTTCGACGAGTCGTACAACGCCGTGGGCGACCTGGCCGAGACCATTGCCCACATCCTGCCGCCGCCCACGCGCCGGAGCGATGTGGGCCTGGCCGAGTGGATGCAGGAGCGGGTGGGACCGCTGCGCGGCGCCGATCCCGCCACCATCCGCGCGGCCCTGTTCAGCTATTGGGATGAACTGGAATGGCGCGAGCGCTTCCTGCTCATGAAGCTGATCGGCGGCGGCTTTCGGGTGGGCGTGTCCAAACTGCTGGTCACGCGCGCGCTGTCGGCGCTGGCGGCGGTGGACAGCAAGCTCATTGCGCAGCGCCTCATGGGCTGGACCGACAATACGGTGCGCCCGACCGCTGCCAGCTTTTTGCAGCTGATCGCCGAGCAGTCCGACGAAGAACACAAGCTGCGCGGCGGCCAGCCATATCCTTTCTTCCTGGCGCACCAGCTCCAGGGCGACCCCACCGCGCTGGGCGAGATCGCCGACTGGCAGGTGGAGTGGAAGTATGACGGCATCCGCGCCCAGCTGGTGCGGCGCGGTGGCCAGAATTACCTGTGGTCGCGCGGCGAAGACCTGATCACGGAGCGCTTTCCCGAGCTGGCCGGGCTGCCGCTGCCGGAAGGGACGGTGGTCGACGGCGAAGTGCTGATCTGGACCGAGGTCGATACGCCGGCGCCCTTCGCCGATCTGCAAAAGCGCATTGGCCGCAAGACGCTGTCGGCCAAGCTGCTGGCCGAACTGCCGGCCGTGCTGGTGGCCTACGATCTGCTGGAAGAAGAAGGCGTGGACTTGCGCACCCTGCCGCAGCACGAGCGGCGCACCCTGCTCGAAGCGCTGGTGACCCAGACCGCACGGCCGCAGCTGAAAATTTCCCCCCTGGTCAAGGCCAGCAGCTGGGAAGAGCTGGCGCTGGTGCGCACCGAATCGCGCGCACGCGGGGTGGAAGGGATGATGGTCAAGTCCATGAGCGCGCAGTACGGCGTGGGCCGCACCAAGAACGTGGGCACCTGGTGGAAGTGGAAGGTGGACCCGTACAGCATCGATGCGGTACTGATCTATGCCCAGGCCGGCCATGGCCGCCGCGCCTCGCTCTACACCGACTATACCTTTGCCGTGTGGGATGGCGAGGGCGGCGAGCGCAAGCTGGTGCCGTTTGCCAAAGCCTATTCAGGCCTGACCGACAAGGAAATCGCGGTGGTGGACAATGCGATCCGCAAGACCACGGTGGAAAAGTTCGGCCCGGTGCGCTCGGTGAAGCCGACCATGGTCTTTGAGATCGGCTTTGAAGGCATCCAGCTCTCCACCCGCCACAAGGCCGGCATCGCGGTGCGCTTTCCCCGTATTTTGCGCAAGCGCGATGACAAGCTGGTGGACGATGCGGACTCACTCGACACCCTCAAGGGCCTGCTGGCCGCCTCCAACGCATGA
- a CDS encoding ligase-associated DNA damage response DEXH box helicase, with product MSKSEMAKSVDDWFAARGWKVFPFQRAVWKAAVKGESGLLHANTGAGKTYAVWFAALLRGSLLKQRKAAGLRVLWITPMRALAADTQRALEESSRALAPAWTIGARTGDTTSAERARQSKLLPSALITTPESLSLLLSHAAAAQQFAHLDMVIIDEWHELLGSKRGVQVQLALERLRHWRADLVVWGLSATMGNLAQAQDVLLGEGRGVLVEGDTGKQIVVDSLIPPNVSRFPWGGHLGIAMLDPVIREIEAYSATLVFTNTRSQSELWYQNILDARPDWAGVIALHHGSLDREVREWVELGLKKGELKAVICTASLDLGVDFLPVERVLQIGSAKGIARLLQRAGRSGHAPGRVSRVTLVPTHSLEILEAAGAKQAVASRNIEARLVPNKPFDVLVQHLVTVALGGGFESQALFNEVKGAWSYRHLAWEEWQWALDFVARGGQSLVAYPEYQRVVPDEAGVYRVPNIALGRRHRMGIGTIVSDSTMHVKYMSGGRIGSVEESFISRLKPGDHFLFGGRILEFVRVNEMTAFVKRATGARGAVTRWQGAKMPMSSELAHAALEQLRLAAAGTFIGPEMQAIQPLLEIQCRWSALPTIDTLVVESMKSREGYHLFMYPFAGRSVHMGLASLFAYRIGRTQPITFSIAINDYGFELLAAEPVDWKLVFRGKSGADVDLFSTARLLEDVLESLNATQLSQQRFREVARIAGLVFQGYPGQPKSARQIQASSSLFFEVFRKHDAGNLLLTQAQREVMEQELELTRLRDTLTELHQRRVTHCEVARATPFGFALMVERFREKLTTEKLSDRVSRMLRELEKAATP from the coding sequence ATGAGCAAGAGCGAGATGGCGAAGAGCGTGGACGACTGGTTCGCTGCGCGCGGCTGGAAGGTGTTTCCGTTCCAGCGCGCGGTGTGGAAGGCGGCCGTCAAGGGCGAGTCGGGCCTGCTGCATGCTAATACCGGCGCCGGCAAGACGTATGCAGTCTGGTTCGCGGCCCTGCTGCGCGGTTCGCTTCTCAAACAGCGCAAGGCGGCAGGCTTGCGGGTACTGTGGATCACGCCCATGCGCGCGCTGGCGGCCGACACCCAGCGCGCGCTGGAAGAGTCCAGCCGTGCGCTGGCCCCTGCGTGGACCATCGGCGCGCGCACCGGCGACACCACCTCGGCCGAGCGGGCGCGCCAGTCCAAGCTCTTGCCCTCGGCCCTGATCACGACGCCCGAGAGCCTGTCGCTGCTGCTCAGCCATGCGGCAGCGGCCCAGCAGTTTGCCCATCTGGACATGGTCATCATCGATGAATGGCATGAACTGTTGGGCAGCAAGCGCGGCGTGCAGGTACAGCTGGCGCTGGAGCGCCTGCGCCACTGGCGCGCGGACCTGGTGGTGTGGGGCCTGTCGGCCACCATGGGCAACCTGGCCCAGGCCCAGGACGTGCTGCTGGGGGAGGGCAGAGGCGTACTGGTGGAGGGCGACACGGGCAAGCAAATCGTGGTCGACTCGCTGATCCCGCCAAACGTGTCGCGCTTTCCCTGGGGCGGCCACCTGGGCATCGCCATGCTCGACCCGGTGATCCGCGAGATCGAGGCGTACAGCGCGACGCTGGTGTTTACCAACACGCGCTCGCAGTCCGAGCTGTGGTACCAGAACATCCTCGACGCGCGTCCCGACTGGGCCGGCGTGATCGCCCTGCATCACGGTTCGCTCGACCGCGAGGTGCGCGAATGGGTGGAACTGGGACTGAAAAAGGGGGAGCTCAAGGCCGTCATCTGCACCGCCAGCCTGGATCTGGGCGTGGACTTCCTGCCGGTCGAGCGGGTGCTGCAGATCGGCAGCGCCAAGGGCATTGCGCGCCTGTTGCAGCGCGCCGGGCGCAGCGGGCATGCCCCGGGCCGGGTCTCGCGCGTGACCCTGGTGCCCACCCACAGCCTGGAAATCCTGGAGGCTGCCGGCGCCAAACAGGCCGTGGCCAGCCGCAACATCGAGGCGCGCCTGGTCCCCAACAAGCCGTTTGACGTGCTGGTGCAGCACCTGGTGACGGTGGCCCTGGGTGGCGGCTTCGAATCCCAGGCCTTGTTCAATGAGGTCAAGGGCGCATGGTCGTATCGCCACCTGGCGTGGGAAGAGTGGCAGTGGGCGCTCGACTTCGTGGCGCGCGGCGGCCAGAGCCTGGTCGCCTATCCCGAATACCAGCGCGTGGTGCCCGACGAAGCGGGCGTGTACCGCGTGCCCAATATCGCACTGGGGCGGCGCCATCGCATGGGCATTGGCACCATCGTCTCCGATTCGACCATGCACGTGAAGTACATGAGCGGGGGACGCATCGGCAGCGTGGAAGAGTCGTTCATCTCGCGCCTCAAGCCCGGCGACCATTTCCTGTTTGGCGGGCGTATCCTGGAATTCGTGCGGGTCAACGAGATGACCGCCTTCGTCAAGCGCGCCACCGGTGCGCGCGGGGCCGTCACGCGCTGGCAGGGCGCCAAGATGCCCATGTCGTCGGAACTGGCCCACGCCGCGCTCGAGCAGCTGCGCCTGGCCGCGGCGGGCACATTCATCGGCCCCGAAATGCAGGCCATTCAACCGCTGCTGGAGATCCAGTGCCGCTGGTCGGCCCTGCCCACCATCGACACGCTCGTGGTCGAGAGCATGAAGAGCCGCGAAGGCTACCATTTGTTCATGTATCCGTTTGCCGGGCGTTCCGTGCACATGGGGCTGGCCTCGCTGTTTGCCTACCGTATCGGGCGCACCCAGCCAATCACCTTTTCGATTGCGATCAACGACTATGGTTTCGAGCTGCTGGCAGCCGAACCGGTGGACTGGAAGCTGGTTTTTCGGGGCAAGAGCGGGGCCGATGTGGACTTGTTCTCCACCGCCCGCCTGCTCGAAGACGTGCTCGAGAGCCTGAACGCCACCCAGCTGTCGCAGCAGCGCTTTCGCGAAGTGGCGCGCATTGCCGGCCTGGTGTTCCAGGGCTATCCCGGCCAGCCCAAGAGCGCGCGCCAGATCCAGGCGTCATCCTCCCTGTTTTTCGAAGTCTTCCGCAAGCACGACGCGGGCAACCTGCTGCTGACCCAGGCCCAGCGCGAAGTCATGGAGCAGGAGCTGGAACTGACGCGCCTGCGCGATACGCTCACCGAGCTGCATCAGCGGCGCGTGACTCACTGCGAGGTGGCGCGGGCCACGCCGTTCGGCTTTGCGCTCATGGTCGAGCGCTTCCGCGAAAAGCTGACCACCGAAAAACTGTCGGACCGCGTCAGCCGCATGCTGCGCGAACTGGAAAAGGCGGCCACGCCTTGA
- the pdeM gene encoding ligase-associated DNA damage response endonuclease PdeM has translation MSAREIDLAGERVLLLAQKALYWPHASMLVIADIHFGKAASFRAQGVPVPRGTTTQNLEGLDALMAIYPTREIVFLGDFLHARAAHASATVAAMLAWRRRHPALRLTLVRGNHDMRAGDPSAALGITMVDEPHTVGPFSFCHHPDVAAAGYVLAGHVHPVYLLASRLDSLRLPCFLVGPTRMILPSFGAFTGGYVISPDVHERVYVTSGEAMHCVR, from the coding sequence TTGAGCGCGCGCGAGATCGACCTGGCCGGCGAGCGGGTGCTGCTGCTGGCGCAAAAGGCGCTGTACTGGCCCCATGCCAGCATGCTGGTCATTGCCGACATCCACTTCGGCAAGGCCGCCTCGTTCCGCGCCCAGGGCGTGCCGGTGCCGCGCGGGACCACCACCCAGAACCTGGAGGGGCTCGATGCCCTGATGGCGATCTATCCGACCAGGGAAATCGTTTTTTTGGGGGACTTTCTGCATGCCCGCGCCGCCCATGCCTCCGCGACCGTGGCGGCCATGCTGGCCTGGCGCCGGCGCCATCCGGCACTGCGCCTGACCCTGGTTCGCGGCAATCACGACATGCGCGCAGGCGACCCGTCGGCAGCGCTCGGCATTACCATGGTGGACGAACCGCACACGGTCGGCCCCTTCAGCTTTTGCCACCATCCCGATGTCGCCGCTGCCGGCTACGTGCTGGCCGGCCATGTCCACCCCGTCTATCTCCTGGCCAGCCGCCTCGATTCGCTGCGCCTGCCATGCTTCCTGGTCGGGCCCACCCGCATGATTTTGCCATCCTTCGGCGCCTTTACCGGCGGTTACGTGATTTCCCCCGACGTCCATGAGCGCGTGTACGTTACCTCAGGGGAAGCCATGCACTGCGTACGGTAA
- a CDS encoding glycine zipper 2TM domain-containing protein, with protein MAGVEPTLEENIIKTAHTLFAAVMAVTPFLSLSLVTAPAQAQQYQTSATAVTPRIRGFEVDEVRRLRPGTELTFKLYGTPGGRANLNIKGARRNLAMAEIEPGEYEGTYTIGTRDRITPTSSVTANLRVGNLVTSGVLAESLVRGNTVASNGNPRIERFDVRGDNDLSPGSELNFTVYGTPGAKVDMAIQGARGIFFLPEIKPGEYAGEYTIRRADRIVPNSAVTANMRIGNRVATTKLNKPLMVASAPPVRAASTTRYCPDCAVVEAINVVQVDGEGHYLGTIGGGLIGAALGSQVGDGSGKTAAQIAGALGGAYIGRNIERNSKRTQVYEVVVRFPNGGTQTVTYENEPALRVGEKVRINNGVLERQAQ; from the coding sequence GTGGCCGGCGTTGAACCAACCCTTGAGGAGAACATCATCAAAACCGCTCATACCCTCTTCGCCGCTGTGATGGCCGTCACCCCCTTCCTGTCCCTCTCGCTCGTGACGGCGCCAGCACAGGCGCAGCAATACCAGACAAGTGCGACAGCGGTAACGCCGCGCATCCGTGGCTTCGAGGTCGACGAGGTGCGGCGCCTGCGGCCGGGCACGGAACTGACCTTCAAGCTGTACGGCACCCCGGGCGGGCGCGCCAACCTGAATATCAAGGGCGCGCGGCGCAACCTGGCCATGGCCGAGATCGAGCCGGGCGAATACGAGGGCACCTACACCATCGGGACCCGCGACCGCATCACGCCCACCAGTTCGGTGACGGCCAATCTGCGGGTGGGAAACCTGGTCACCAGCGGCGTGCTGGCCGAGTCGCTGGTGCGGGGCAATACGGTGGCCAGCAATGGCAATCCCCGCATCGAGCGCTTTGATGTGCGGGGTGACAATGACTTAAGCCCTGGCAGCGAGTTGAACTTCACCGTGTACGGCACCCCGGGTGCCAAGGTCGACATGGCGATCCAGGGCGCACGCGGCATCTTCTTTTTGCCCGAGATAAAGCCGGGCGAATATGCGGGCGAATACACGATCCGCCGCGCCGACCGCATTGTTCCCAACAGCGCCGTGACGGCCAATATGCGGATCGGCAACCGCGTCGCCACCACCAAGCTCAACAAGCCTTTGATGGTGGCGTCGGCGCCTCCCGTGCGGGCGGCCAGCACCACCCGTTATTGCCCTGACTGCGCCGTCGTGGAAGCGATCAATGTGGTGCAGGTCGATGGCGAAGGCCACTACCTGGGCACCATCGGTGGCGGCCTGATCGGGGCGGCACTGGGCAGCCAGGTCGGCGATGGCAGCGGCAAGACGGCTGCCCAGATTGCCGGCGCGCTGGGCGGGGCTTACATCGGCCGCAATATCGAGCGCAATTCCAAGCGTACCCAGGTCTATGAAGTGGTGGTGCGCTTTCCTAACGGTGGCACCCAGACCGTGACATACGAAAACGAACCGGCCTTGCGTGTGGGCGAAAAAGTGCGCATCAATAATGGCGTGCTGGAACGGCAAGCCCAGTAG
- a CDS encoding Crp/Fnr family transcriptional regulator, with amino-acid sequence MEAGRQRQGRLWSNLKEVCDLLHITAAVSVNSEELLFQHVQFKTGQRVHTIGQAFDTLYIVNSGFLKTVLIDEFGNEQVLSFPMKGDMLGVDGIHTRHYASEAVALSDCDLILLPFKKLTALGRVHLELENVMYGVMSRELVREQAMIGMLGALSAEARVARFLVTLAERFAAMGYSSKLFNLRMTRHEIGSYLGLTLETVSRTLSAFNEIGLITVDQRTIGIKDAEALKTLRRLPPSRSRAKQNKAKADAAEQAATAALAGTTTA; translated from the coding sequence ATGGAAGCAGGCCGCCAGCGCCAGGGCCGTCTCTGGTCCAATCTCAAGGAAGTGTGCGACTTGCTGCACATTACCGCAGCGGTCTCGGTCAATTCCGAAGAACTGCTGTTCCAGCACGTACAGTTCAAGACCGGCCAGCGGGTGCACACCATCGGCCAGGCATTCGATACCCTGTACATCGTCAACTCGGGCTTCCTCAAGACCGTGCTGATCGACGAATTCGGCAACGAGCAAGTGCTGTCTTTCCCCATGAAGGGCGACATGCTCGGGGTGGACGGCATCCACACCCGCCACTACGCATCGGAAGCGGTGGCGCTGTCGGACTGCGACCTGATCTTGCTGCCATTTAAAAAGCTGACCGCGCTCGGGCGTGTTCACCTGGAACTGGAAAACGTCATGTACGGCGTCATGAGCCGCGAGCTGGTGCGCGAGCAAGCCATGATCGGCATGCTGGGTGCCCTCTCGGCCGAAGCCCGGGTGGCCCGCTTCCTCGTCACCCTGGCCGAGCGCTTCGCCGCCATGGGCTATTCAAGCAAGCTGTTCAACCTGCGCATGACGCGCCACGAGATCGGCAGCTACCTTGGCCTCACGCTGGAAACGGTCAGCCGCACGCTGTCGGCATTCAACGAAATCGGCCTCATCACCGTTGACCAGCGCACCATCGGCATCAAGGATGCCGAAGCGCTCAAGACACTGCGCCGCCTGCCGCCATCACGCTCGCGCGCCAAGCAAAACAAGGCCAAGGCCGATGCTGCAGAACAAGCCGCCACCGCGGCACTGGCCGGCACCACCACGGCCTGA
- a CDS encoding response regulator transcription factor, translating to MIRIVIADDHTIMREGLKRILDGALDIDIVGEAINGFEVLSHVRQGGFDLLLLDLSMPGRSGVDLIRQIRSESPKLAILILTMHEEEQYAVRAIRAGAQGYLTKESAGTQLVGAIRKVASGRPYISTEVAEQLALNIMTPNEQLLHKQLSDREFEVFSLLVGGKSITEIANSLHLSVKTVSTHKTRIMQKMGMTSLSEMVQYAVAHRLLSPFRS from the coding sequence ATGATACGAATAGTCATTGCCGACGACCACACGATCATGCGCGAAGGCTTGAAGCGCATCCTCGACGGCGCGCTTGACATCGATATCGTCGGCGAGGCCATCAATGGCTTTGAAGTGCTCAGCCACGTGCGCCAGGGCGGCTTCGACCTGCTCTTGCTGGACTTGTCGATGCCCGGGCGCAGCGGGGTGGACCTGATCCGCCAGATCCGCAGCGAGTCGCCCAAGCTGGCCATCCTTATTCTCACCATGCACGAAGAAGAGCAATACGCCGTGCGCGCCATCCGGGCCGGGGCCCAGGGCTACCTCACCAAGGAAAGCGCGGGCACCCAGCTGGTGGGGGCAATCCGCAAGGTGGCCTCCGGCCGGCCCTACATCAGTACCGAAGTGGCCGAACAGCTGGCCCTGAACATCATGACGCCCAACGAGCAACTGTTGCACAAGCAATTGTCTGATCGCGAGTTTGAAGTGTTTTCCCTGCTGGTGGGCGGCAAGTCGATTACCGAAATTGCCAACAGCCTGCACCTGTCCGTGAAAACGGTGAGCACGCACAAGACCCGCATCATGCAAAAGATGGGCATGACCTCGCTGTCGGAAATGGTGCAGTACGCGGTGGCGCATCGCCTGCTGTCGCCATTTCGTTCTTGA
- a CDS encoding universal stress protein, with translation MYQKILITTDGSAVSRHTATAGVELARQLQARVLVLYVAPAYQYPVYVEIVPPAYPSEEEYFAHMQQAGDQHTAPIVQAARDAGLESAGITAFADGAALKIVEVAEEQNCDLIFIGSHGRSGWGQLLLGSVTNKVLSHTSRPVLVHRLVAAPSS, from the coding sequence ATGTACCAGAAAATACTCATTACGACGGACGGCTCGGCCGTCTCCAGGCATACCGCTACGGCGGGCGTGGAACTGGCGCGCCAGCTGCAGGCGCGCGTGCTGGTGCTGTATGTGGCACCGGCCTACCAGTACCCTGTCTATGTTGAAATTGTCCCGCCCGCTTATCCCAGCGAAGAGGAATATTTCGCGCACATGCAACAGGCCGGCGATCAGCACACGGCGCCCATTGTGCAGGCCGCGCGGGATGCGGGCCTGGAAAGCGCGGGCATCACCGCCTTTGCCGATGGCGCCGCGCTCAAGATCGTGGAGGTGGCTGAGGAGCAAAATTGCGACCTCATCTTCATCGGATCACACGGGCGCAGCGGCTGGGGCCAGCTGCTGCTCGGCAGTGTGACCAACAAGGTGCTGTCGCACACCAGCAGGCCTGTGCTGGTCCACCGCCTGGTCGCGGCGCCGTCAAGCTAG